The following coding sequences lie in one Pontibacter sp. G13 genomic window:
- a CDS encoding cysteine synthase family protein, with amino-acid sequence MNTSPMVVDPKLIRKLDEAGKLIGNTPLMRIQRAWSKPGVELYAKCEWAQLGQSVKARPAFSIFKAAILNGDLPEGRHLMDASSGNTAIAYAAIGARLDIPVTIFLPENASETRKLILRSFGAHLILTDPLEGMDGAQRQARELAANEPEKYFHADQYNNDNNWKAHYRTTANEIYRQTQGRITHLVATLGTSGTFMGNSRKLRELNPDIEMISIQPDSAMHALEGWKHMETALVPGIYDPNQADRTVIVSTEEAYDWVKRVAKTEGILLSPSAAGNLAGAVKVAQELEEGVVVTTFADDYAKYGEVMNEIFS; translated from the coding sequence ATGAATACTTCTCCCATGGTCGTGGATCCTAAATTGATCCGAAAACTCGATGAGGCTGGAAAGCTGATCGGAAACACCCCACTGATGCGGATTCAGCGTGCCTGGTCAAAACCCGGTGTAGAGCTATACGCCAAATGCGAATGGGCTCAGCTCGGCCAAAGTGTCAAAGCTCGGCCGGCCTTTTCAATCTTCAAGGCCGCTATTTTGAATGGAGACCTTCCCGAGGGCCGCCATCTAATGGACGCGAGTTCTGGGAATACAGCCATTGCCTATGCAGCTATTGGCGCTAGGCTCGACATCCCGGTGACTATTTTCCTTCCGGAGAATGCCTCTGAAACTCGTAAACTGATCCTTCGATCCTTCGGAGCCCATTTGATCCTGACCGATCCACTTGAAGGGATGGATGGTGCTCAACGACAAGCTCGTGAACTGGCCGCCAATGAGCCAGAAAAGTATTTTCACGCGGACCAGTACAACAATGACAACAACTGGAAGGCGCATTACCGGACCACCGCCAATGAGATCTATCGCCAAACTCAAGGTCGAATCACCCATTTGGTGGCAACTCTAGGTACATCCGGAACTTTCATGGGGAATAGTCGCAAGCTCCGAGAATTGAATCCTGATATCGAAATGATTTCCATTCAGCCCGATTCTGCCATGCATGCTTTGGAGGGATGGAAGCACATGGAAACTGCATTGGTACCGGGAATCTACGATCCCAATCAGGCTGACAGAACGGTGATTGTTTCCACCGAAGAGGCTTACGATTGGGTGAAAAGAGTCGCTAAAACTGAGGGAATTCTCTTGAGCCCGTCCGCTGCGGGAAATCTCGCTGGAGCTGTCAAGGTCGCTCAAGAGCTTGAAGAAGGCGTAGTAGTCACAACATTTGCCGACGATTACGCCAAATATGGAGAGGTCATGAACGAGATTTTCTCATGA
- a CDS encoding rhodanese-like domain-containing protein, which produces MNDITSRELKERIDAGTAPVMIDVREPHEWDRQHLDGVKTISLSTIPAHLPELEALKGEEVVLICRSGGRSGQATQFLRSKGFSNARNLIGGMLGWKAEIDPEFDVD; this is translated from the coding sequence ATGAACGATATCACTTCCCGCGAATTGAAAGAACGCATCGACGCTGGAACAGCTCCAGTGATGATCGATGTCCGCGAGCCCCACGAATGGGATCGTCAGCATCTAGATGGAGTGAAAACCATCTCTCTTTCCACCATCCCTGCACACCTTCCAGAATTGGAAGCACTTAAGGGAGAGGAAGTTGTGCTGATCTGCCGTTCTGGTGGACGCAGCGGCCAAGCGACTCAGTTTCTGAGAAGCAAAGGATTTTCCAACGCTCGCAACCTCATCGGAGGCATGTTAGGTTGGAAAGCAGAAATCGACCCTGAATTTGACGTAGACTGA
- a CDS encoding MoaD/ThiS family protein: MATILIPTPLRKFTGNLASVETQAQTVEDSIVALTDQYPDLKAQILDSTGKIRSFVRLYLGEDDIYELQGPGTAVSEQSVISIIPAIAGGLFS; this comes from the coding sequence ATGGCAACCATTCTCATTCCGACCCCCCTTCGGAAATTCACCGGCAATCTAGCGTCTGTGGAGACCCAAGCTCAAACCGTGGAAGACTCGATTGTCGCTTTGACCGATCAATATCCCGATCTCAAGGCCCAAATTTTGGATTCTACCGGAAAGATTCGCTCCTTCGTCCGCCTTTATCTGGGGGAGGACGATATTTACGAATTGCAAGGGCCCGGTACTGCCGTTTCTGAGCAATCAGTTATTTCCATCATCCCTGCGATTGCCGGAGGGCTTTTTTCCTAA
- the moeB gene encoding molybdopterin-synthase adenylyltransferase MoeB, with protein sequence MMVTDTPTVSFSKAEIERYSRHLIIPEFNIEGQRKLKAARVLVVGSGGLGSPLLQYLAAAGIGKIGIVDYDRVDDSNLQRQVLFGVESVGKLKAEEAAKRITSLNPHIEVQTYNAMLTSDNALDIIKDYDVVADGTDNFATRYLVNDACVLLGKVNVYASIFRFEGQVSVFNYTFPNGEKGPNYRDLFPTPPPPGLVPSCAEGGVIGVLPGIVGSMQALEVIKVVSGVGEPLAGRLFLFDALEFGTRVLKIRKDPANPLTGENPTQTELIDYVQFCGAPQVEQAHDEGIQVKTKTVSELKALADEGADIQVIDVREPYEYEIVNIGAELIPQGEIESHIDDIARDKPVIIHCRSGVRSAKVIRKLESDYGFDNLYNLTGGVLAYAREIDPDLPQY encoded by the coding sequence ATCATGGTAACAGACACTCCCACCGTATCTTTTTCCAAGGCGGAAATCGAACGATATAGTCGACACCTCATTATTCCGGAGTTCAATATCGAAGGTCAACGGAAACTCAAAGCCGCCCGCGTGTTGGTCGTAGGTTCTGGAGGTTTGGGTAGCCCATTGCTCCAATATCTGGCTGCAGCAGGGATCGGAAAAATCGGAATCGTCGATTATGACCGTGTGGATGATTCCAATCTACAGCGTCAAGTGCTGTTTGGGGTGGAATCAGTAGGCAAACTCAAGGCGGAAGAAGCCGCCAAGAGAATTACCTCCCTCAATCCTCACATTGAGGTTCAAACGTACAATGCGATGCTGACCTCTGATAATGCCTTGGACATTATCAAGGATTACGATGTCGTTGCTGATGGTACGGACAACTTCGCGACCCGGTATCTGGTCAACGATGCTTGTGTACTTCTGGGAAAGGTTAACGTGTACGCCTCCATTTTTCGATTTGAAGGACAGGTGTCAGTGTTCAACTACACATTCCCAAATGGCGAAAAGGGGCCAAATTACCGAGACCTCTTCCCTACTCCTCCGCCACCCGGATTGGTTCCCAGCTGCGCTGAAGGCGGGGTAATCGGCGTATTGCCTGGAATTGTGGGCTCTATGCAGGCATTGGAAGTTATCAAGGTTGTGTCAGGAGTTGGAGAGCCACTTGCTGGGAGGTTATTCCTGTTTGATGCGCTCGAATTTGGAACCCGTGTCCTTAAGATTCGTAAAGATCCAGCTAATCCGCTGACTGGTGAAAATCCTACTCAAACTGAACTGATTGATTATGTTCAGTTCTGTGGCGCTCCTCAAGTAGAGCAGGCACACGACGAAGGCATTCAAGTAAAGACCAAGACCGTATCCGAGCTCAAGGCTTTGGCTGATGAGGGAGCTGATATTCAGGTAATTGATGTTCGAGAGCCTTATGAGTATGAAATCGTGAATATTGGGGCAGAATTGATTCCTCAAGGAGAAATCGAGTCACATATTGACGACATTGCACGCGACAAACCTGTGATTATTCATTGTAGAAGTGGGGTTCGAAGTGCAAAAGTCATACGAAAACTTGAATCGGATTACGGATTTGACAATCTTTACAACCTTACAGGCGGAGTTTTGGCCTATGCGCGGGAAATCGATCCCGACCTTCCGCAGTACTGA
- a CDS encoding thioesterase family protein — translation MIVHETQVRVRYGETDQMGYVYYGKYAEYFEVGRTELIRSLGLTYKALEESGILMPVADLQIKYRYPAKYDDILTIRTSVPEHPKSSFLTQYEISNEAGQLLVSGSVKLAFVDAARQRPVRAPQSVLDAVKPFWPES, via the coding sequence ATGATTGTACACGAGACACAAGTCCGGGTACGGTATGGGGAGACAGACCAGATGGGGTATGTTTACTACGGCAAATACGCCGAGTACTTTGAGGTGGGGCGTACGGAACTAATCAGATCCTTGGGCCTCACCTACAAAGCCCTTGAAGAGTCGGGCATTTTGATGCCTGTAGCTGATCTTCAGATCAAGTACCGTTATCCTGCCAAGTACGACGACATTCTCACCATCCGTACTTCGGTTCCCGAGCATCCCAAGAGTAGTTTCCTCACCCAGTATGAAATCTCCAACGAAGCGGGCCAATTGCTCGTCTCTGGGAGTGTCAAACTGGCATTTGTGGATGCTGCTAGGCAGAGACCTGTCCGGGCACCTCAATCTGTACTCGATGCAGTGAAGCCATTTTGGCCAGAATCCTGA
- a CDS encoding YihY/virulence factor BrkB family protein, with product MAVYDVLRFFLRGLNDSKFTLMASAMAYQFFFSFFPTLLLVFMVIPYFPMEGLEEQILTFLQQFVPADAFLFIEQIVNDYFEGSSSAFRVNIWSLSITFGIAMYGALRGIIAMMKAFTKNEEVFKSRNIFEMYGVALMIFMMLAAVILSAVTLLILLDGAISLMIDYTWITSGFGTVIHGAIEYLITLLTIFFSISILYYFVPPTHERWKFISPGGVMAGFLTSLAMVGLRIYLANISIGIYGSVGTIILLMIWFYYISLMLLIGFELNAAIDLAQHHKKPEDQVESPSPDEMEVASIDSPLPPSQKESRTGQPLSGNT from the coding sequence ATGGCAGTGTACGATGTCCTGAGGTTTTTTCTGAGAGGGCTGAACGATAGTAAATTCACGTTGATGGCCTCCGCCATGGCCTATCAATTCTTCTTCTCCTTCTTCCCAACCCTGCTGCTGGTCTTCATGGTGATTCCATATTTCCCGATGGAAGGGCTTGAAGAACAAATTCTCACATTCCTACAGCAATTCGTTCCCGCAGATGCGTTTCTTTTCATCGAGCAAATCGTCAATGATTACTTTGAGGGGAGTTCGAGTGCTTTTCGGGTCAATATCTGGTCGCTTTCGATCACATTCGGAATCGCGATGTATGGGGCCCTAAGAGGTATTATCGCCATGATGAAGGCCTTCACTAAAAATGAGGAGGTTTTCAAATCCCGAAACATCTTCGAAATGTATGGCGTGGCCCTGATGATCTTCATGATGTTGGCCGCTGTCATTCTCTCGGCCGTCACTTTACTGATCCTGTTGGATGGGGCGATCTCCTTGATGATCGATTACACCTGGATCACTTCAGGATTTGGAACGGTTATTCATGGAGCGATTGAGTATCTCATCACTTTGTTGACCATCTTTTTCTCCATATCCATTCTGTACTATTTCGTTCCTCCCACGCACGAGCGGTGGAAGTTCATTTCACCCGGTGGAGTCATGGCGGGTTTCCTGACCTCTTTGGCCATGGTGGGATTGCGGATTTACCTTGCCAACATTTCCATTGGCATTTACGGGTCTGTAGGGACCATTATCCTCTTGATGATCTGGTTCTACTACATCTCCTTGATGCTTTTGATCGGATTTGAATTAAATGCTGCAATTGATTTGGCACAACATCACAAGAAGCCTGAAGATCAGGTGGAATCTCCTTCCCCAGATGAAATGGAGGTCGCTTCCATAGATTCACCTCTACCCCCTAGTCAAAAAGAAAGCCGGACAGGGCAACCCCTATCCGGCAATACTTGA
- a CDS encoding phosphoadenylyl-sulfate reductase: MDIKTLCEKYSPYDHRKRLEAIFRDFDRVLVTSSFGTTSAILLNLLRKVKPDHPIHFVDTRYHFPETLEYKEELTRKWNLNVVSVQPPKNEHTFTQLNYTWAHQPDLCCHLNKVDPLEKVKETHDVWISGMMGGTNDNRKTLELFKEDKGMLRFYPFIDMSLQEAEWSRVLYELPQHPLELKGYGSVGCKHCTHKGAGRAGRWVGFDKTECGLHAFKH; encoded by the coding sequence ATGGATATTAAAACCCTGTGTGAGAAATACTCACCATATGATCACCGGAAGCGTTTGGAGGCGATCTTCCGGGACTTCGACAGGGTGCTGGTGACCTCGTCCTTTGGGACTACATCAGCCATTTTATTGAACCTCCTGAGGAAAGTGAAGCCGGACCATCCCATTCATTTTGTGGATACCCGATACCACTTTCCGGAAACGCTCGAATACAAGGAAGAATTGACCCGGAAATGGAATTTGAATGTCGTTTCTGTTCAACCTCCCAAAAACGAGCACACATTTACCCAACTCAACTACACGTGGGCGCACCAACCTGACCTTTGTTGCCATCTGAATAAGGTGGACCCATTGGAGAAGGTAAAGGAAACCCATGATGTATGGATCTCTGGCATGATGGGTGGAACCAATGACAATCGCAAGACTTTGGAACTCTTCAAAGAGGACAAAGGCATGCTTAGGTTCTATCCATTTATCGACATGTCTCTTCAAGAGGCAGAGTGGAGCCGAGTTCTCTATGAGCTTCCCCAACATCCGCTAGAGCTGAAAGGCTATGGATCAGTTGGTTGCAAGCATTGTACCCACAAGGGTGCGGGCCGTGCTGGAAGATGGGTAGGGTTTGACAAGACCGAATGCGGATTGCATGCATTCAAGCATTGA
- a CDS encoding M67 family metallopeptidase: MKKEGELSGPYFSDTHFEAEIQIEDAVLQRMIEHAEADFPNECCGFVLGKEGVPRALTHMRAVPNDQAGDQRRRFLISPLDYMKAEKYAIEQGLDLLGVYHSHPNHPAIASIHDHKQAAPFFSYLILSIQDGKFDHIRSWRLDDDGLFSEELLSNKQDQTQTQ, encoded by the coding sequence ATGAAAAAAGAAGGCGAATTATCTGGCCCCTATTTTTCTGACACCCATTTTGAGGCTGAGATTCAGATCGAAGACGCCGTTCTACAAAGGATGATCGAGCATGCAGAGGCCGATTTTCCCAACGAATGTTGCGGCTTCGTGTTGGGAAAGGAAGGGGTACCAAGAGCCCTCACACACATGAGAGCCGTACCCAATGACCAAGCTGGCGATCAAAGGAGACGATTTCTTATCAGTCCACTAGACTACATGAAGGCGGAGAAGTATGCCATTGAACAGGGATTGGACTTATTGGGCGTCTACCATTCGCATCCCAACCATCCTGCGATTGCATCTATTCACGACCATAAACAGGCTGCACCGTTTTTCTCGTATTTGATTCTGTCCATTCAGGATGGAAAATTTGATCACATCCGATCTTGGAGACTAGATGATGATGGCCTTTTCTCAGAAGAACTACTTTCGAATAAACAAGACCAAACTCAAACCCAATAA